From a single Candidatus Thorarchaeota archaeon genomic region:
- a CDS encoding WGR domain-containing protein, which translates to MDQDDVIETGRYEHDGEFWSAQVKGRFLTIYSGKIGTRGYHASREFRSHEAARQFMEQKLEKRISEGYVRRDESD; encoded by the coding sequence ATGGATCAAGACGATGTGATTGAGACCGGGCGCTACGAGCACGACGGCGAGTTCTGGAGCGCGCAAGTAAAAGGCAGATTTCTGACGATCTATTCTGGGAAGATTGGAACACGCGGCTATCACGCATCCCGCGAGTTTAGATCACATGAAGCGGCAAGGCAGTTTATGGAGCAGAAGCTCGAAAAGAGAATATCTGAGGGATATGTGCGGCGTGATGAGTCTGACTAA
- a CDS encoding HEPN domain-containing protein, whose product MRAFAVMWDRFQRINGFYSELEKKVLVVTGNSELMDDLKQLRYERVKADYTPEEKFTRKRASDCLEDAKSIIQEIRRR is encoded by the coding sequence ATGAGAGCATTCGCAGTCATGTGGGATCGCTTCCAAAGGATCAATGGGTTTTATAGCGAACTTGAAAAAAAAGTGTTGGTCGTCACAGGTAATAGTGAATTGATGGACGATCTCAAACAGCTGCGATATGAAAGAGTGAAAGCCGATTATACACCAGAAGAGAAATTCACCCGAAAGAGAGCAAGCGATTGTTTAGAAGATGCCAAGTCAATCATTCAAGAAATCCGACGGCGTTAA
- a CDS encoding nucleotidyltransferase domain-containing protein, whose translation MTTQQFTVETVREAVAQVAEELHQRFGVRFILLFGSVAAGESGPLSDVDLAVYMDPQRPRHFDVELTIGSLLTKALQTDDVDVIFLNDVIPPVKFNAIQRGVLLFCVDKGEYEDFCVRAASEFYDYQEFLDKQYESAKEFLGGGAQNE comes from the coding sequence ATGACTACACAACAGTTCACGGTTGAAACGGTCCGGGAAGCGGTTGCACAGGTTGCTGAGGAACTACATCAGAGATTTGGTGTAAGGTTCATACTTCTTTTCGGATCCGTAGCTGCTGGTGAGAGTGGCCCACTTAGTGATGTGGATCTTGCAGTCTATATGGATCCGCAAAGACCCCGACATTTTGATGTTGAACTCACAATTGGTTCATTATTGACCAAGGCACTTCAGACCGATGATGTGGATGTCATTTTTTTAAATGATGTGATCCCCCCTGTGAAATTCAATGCGATTCAGAGAGGCGTTCTTCTTTTCTGTGTTGACAAAGGCGAGTACGAGGACTTCTGCGTGAGAGCTGCCTCGGAATTCTATGACTATCAAGAGTTTCTAGATAAACAGTATGAGAGCGCGAAGGAATTTCTTGGAGGTGGGGCTCAAAATGAGTGA
- a CDS encoding PadR family transcriptional regulator, with translation MTKHKEQSKDDEMIDILSDFSQFYIILMLSEGPNHGYGLIKAFKERTGKNLSAGTLYPFLHKLQEKGLVSQVDKPVGKKPRTIYNLTKMGKKFCERLFSRFAAITASAIEPRLETCASCGVRIYEGGYYEEIDGQKMAFCCVHCAAAYKNESGSHDHSSHVH, from the coding sequence ATGACGAAACACAAGGAACAAAGTAAAGACGATGAAATGATTGATATACTCTCTGATTTCTCTCAGTTTTACATAATATTGATGCTCAGTGAGGGACCAAATCACGGCTACGGACTAATCAAGGCCTTCAAGGAGCGGACTGGTAAGAATCTTAGTGCAGGTACGCTCTATCCGTTTTTGCACAAGCTACAAGAGAAAGGACTTGTTTCGCAGGTTGATAAGCCTGTCGGCAAAAAGCCCCGGACTATCTACAATCTGACAAAGATGGGGAAAAAATTCTGTGAGCGGCTCTTCTCTCGGTTCGCAGCGATCACCGCCTCTGCCATAGAGCCACGTCTTGAGACCTGCGCCAGTTGTGGTGTTCGTATCTATGAGGGCGGTTACTATGAGGAGATAGATGGTCAGAAGATGGCGTTCTGTTGTGTGCATTGTGCTGCTGCTTATAAGAACGAGAGTGGTTCGCATGATCACTCTTCCCATGTTCACTGA
- a CDS encoding UPF0182 family protein → MKAVRLLFVLLVVSLVALSIGVTVYGWWLSQTIYQTTYANKAGVDYWATWSLRNNLFSAAILLTLLSMITLPQRSTFITFISALSNSSTSSSTTRLDFRGAVIWRLFEAVAFFGFYLSIGGYSLTGQNVAFLMMLMGDGSISVSASQISTMFTLPFIPNVAAQTVVDLVPAMEAYQLYLGLISTFIVTTGGRFALTFAAEMMKPRRDFYVVISKGLIVGAFLIILEILSVPMWTVNAGTWMTYLSLIIALAGCVIGSILFTAMRVRAGPIAQRLRSKISSLEEDYARLQGELISVRQEYETGAMDAEDYTHRVNLLMQDRRFIADELRRLKMEQLMPLRGYPRRYTVVVVALIVMVTLLPVIQATYYGIQMSGDKYIDWKFNYETKKEIAITNWAAGLQGMDELTLEDLTSNATPKSEVEFLTTVRQWDQTASYLRMKNQIGTNWMQLADSDIVYLGGHEYWMAPLTFDYDTISTNFINQHLYYTHTEGLVVLDAYSGDIIEHTDLVALLNRSAPINFYYGEGHGFDDVAFVNVPGFEEVGNYSFTGVPDYTLRGFESTFYIMSMGLEAWSFMGRDMDMLVSRNIQDRVQSILLQGLKTDSDPYIVVDTTGGIYYAVSVYIDYPLATGYAHESYLRFLGVVLVGIEDGELSFYKAPSENETSFFIDQTYMSYYPWKEAPQWLKSQMKWPEDLYERQLDVAYTYHVTDGFDFKSGVDFHEAPSGSDTRYIIMRIAGQDRFVAMHNAEFRDSAGRNLAGLYVMGCGAKEFGQLAFYGSGHVGMSTLLGPSAAVQAFETNDEVRTQLQLWGAHRYGNRLLYHLGGDLFYVIPVFLEVETSANRVIEKLGGVGLVDAETGERVQLGANVVEAYYKMFGLLNQTTVETGEVGIESLQFNPVTINSGEFSSLDMMLRNNDNVSHHLYVDITVATGNFSIFWHGSSITPTVTAQNTTFVLDIGTVGVGDVYGTSPQVTALLHPGLVLATYLVVVTLRTENGIVDQQTLLLTVT, encoded by the coding sequence GTGAAAGCAGTCCGACTTTTATTCGTGTTACTCGTGGTCAGTCTGGTGGCCCTGTCCATTGGGGTCACAGTCTATGGCTGGTGGCTCTCTCAGACGATTTATCAGACCACATATGCCAATAAGGCGGGTGTAGATTATTGGGCGACTTGGAGCCTACGCAACAACCTATTCTCCGCCGCGATTCTTTTGACATTGCTCAGCATGATCACACTTCCTCAGCGATCGACGTTCATCACATTCATATCCGCCCTCTCCAATTCATCAACATCGTCCTCGACCACCCGTCTTGATTTTCGCGGTGCCGTCATCTGGCGGCTCTTCGAGGCTGTTGCATTCTTTGGATTTTATCTGTCGATTGGGGGATATTCCCTGACTGGTCAGAACGTTGCGTTTTTGATGATGCTCATGGGTGATGGTTCGATCTCGGTGAGTGCTTCTCAGATCTCTACGATGTTTACACTCCCTTTCATTCCAAATGTGGCCGCTCAGACAGTTGTTGATCTTGTTCCTGCTATGGAGGCCTACCAGCTCTATCTGGGGCTTATTAGTACATTCATCGTCACGACTGGTGGTCGCTTTGCTCTCACCTTTGCGGCTGAGATGATGAAGCCGCGACGTGACTTTTACGTGGTCATTTCAAAGGGTCTGATTGTAGGTGCGTTCCTGATCATTTTGGAGATTCTCTCCGTGCCCATGTGGACGGTTAACGCTGGAACGTGGATGACCTATCTCTCTCTGATCATTGCATTGGCTGGTTGTGTCATCGGCTCTATCCTCTTTACAGCCATGCGTGTTCGTGCGGGACCGATTGCTCAACGACTACGGAGCAAGATCTCCAGTCTGGAGGAGGACTATGCGCGTCTGCAGGGCGAACTGATCTCGGTACGGCAGGAATATGAAACCGGCGCGATGGACGCTGAGGACTATACTCATCGAGTGAATCTTCTGATGCAGGATCGTCGATTCATTGCTGACGAGCTTCGGCGTCTGAAGATGGAACAGTTGATGCCTCTCAGAGGTTATCCCCGACGGTACACGGTTGTTGTAGTTGCTCTTATCGTGATGGTGACATTGTTACCAGTTATTCAGGCAACATATTATGGGATTCAGATGTCCGGCGATAAATACATCGACTGGAAATTCAACTATGAGACCAAGAAGGAGATTGCCATCACAAACTGGGCTGCTGGTCTCCAAGGTATGGATGAACTTACTCTTGAGGATCTGACCTCAAATGCAACACCAAAGAGCGAAGTCGAATTTTTGACCACTGTGCGACAATGGGATCAGACCGCAAGTTATCTCCGGATGAAGAATCAGATCGGAACGAACTGGATGCAGTTGGCCGACTCGGATATAGTCTATCTTGGCGGTCATGAATATTGGATGGCCCCTCTGACTTTCGACTATGACACTATCTCTACGAACTTCATCAACCAGCATCTCTACTATACACACACCGAGGGCCTCGTAGTCCTTGATGCGTATAGTGGGGACATTATCGAGCACACGGATCTGGTGGCGCTTCTCAATCGTAGCGCCCCCATCAATTTCTACTACGGTGAGGGTCACGGATTCGATGATGTGGCCTTTGTCAACGTCCCCGGGTTCGAAGAGGTGGGCAATTACTCTTTCACTGGTGTTCCTGATTATACCCTCCGTGGATTCGAGTCCACCTTCTATATCATGTCCATGGGGCTGGAGGCTTGGTCGTTCATGGGGCGCGACATGGATATGTTGGTCTCGCGGAATATTCAGGATCGTGTGCAGTCCATACTCCTTCAGGGGCTTAAGACCGACTCGGATCCGTATATTGTCGTTGATACCACTGGTGGCATCTACTATGCGGTCTCGGTATACATTGATTATCCCCTTGCAACAGGCTATGCTCACGAGAGCTATCTTCGTTTTCTCGGGGTTGTCCTCGTTGGTATCGAGGATGGGGAATTGAGCTTTTACAAGGCTCCAAGCGAAAACGAGACCTCTTTCTTCATAGATCAGACCTACATGAGCTACTATCCTTGGAAGGAGGCCCCACAGTGGCTCAAATCTCAGATGAAATGGCCCGAGGACCTGTATGAGCGTCAGCTTGATGTTGCATATACTTATCACGTGACAGATGGATTTGACTTCAAGAGTGGAGTTGACTTTCATGAGGCCCCCTCTGGTTCAGACACCCGATACATCATCATGCGGATAGCGGGACAGGATCGTTTTGTTGCGATGCATAATGCAGAGTTCCGTGACTCAGCAGGGCGAAACCTTGCAGGTCTCTATGTGATGGGCTGTGGTGCGAAAGAGTTCGGACAGTTAGCGTTCTATGGATCCGGTCATGTTGGTATGTCCACTCTACTGGGTCCATCCGCAGCGGTGCAAGCGTTCGAGACCAATGATGAAGTGCGTACTCAGCTTCAGTTATGGGGTGCTCATCGGTACGGTAACCGTCTTCTCTATCATCTTGGTGGGGATCTCTTCTACGTCATCCCCGTGTTTCTTGAGGTTGAGACCTCGGCGAACCGTGTCATTGAGAAGCTGGGTGGTGTGGGCCTCGTTGATGCTGAGACTGGCGAGCGCGTGCAGCTTGGGGCCAATGTGGTTGAGGCCTACTACAAGATGTTCGGGCTGCTCAATCAGACCACTGTTGAGACTGGTGAGGTTGGAATCGAGAGCCTTCAGTTCAATCCTGTGACCATCAACTCTGGCGAGTTCTCAAGTCTGGATATGATGTTGAGAAACAATGACAATGTCAGTCATCATCTCTATGTTGATATCACCGTGGCGACTGGAAACTTCTCGATCTTCTGGCATGGAAGTTCGATTACCCCGACCGTGACTGCTCAGAACACGACTTTTGTTCTTGACATAGGTACCGTCGGTGTGGGTGATGTGTATGGTACTTCTCCACAAGTCACTGCGCTGCTACATCCCGGTCTGGTCCTTGCCACGTACTTGGTTGTTGTGACGCTTCGAACTGAGAACGGTATTGTGGATCAACAGACGCTTCTGCTGACGGTCACTTAG
- a CDS encoding OsmC family protein, whose amino-acid sequence MSKTYKIELGQTGVSSIHQATVGPYHTVTVTPPDMVPEYPGTTSPHHLFLAALGTCINLVFEVALDRGRIDVIDLTSEVEGTYETNDTTRKSYFTEIRVKTRVIVPEEMKEERIRKLFEIALNGCPIGNTLLGSRVKIVPELDIVYA is encoded by the coding sequence GTGAGCAAGACGTACAAGATCGAACTCGGACAGACAGGAGTATCATCAATCCATCAGGCCACAGTTGGACCTTATCACACGGTCACAGTCACGCCTCCCGATATGGTCCCTGAATACCCGGGGACGACAAGCCCTCATCATCTGTTCCTCGCAGCACTGGGGACATGCATCAATCTCGTCTTTGAAGTCGCGCTGGATAGAGGACGTATCGATGTGATCGATCTCACCTCTGAGGTCGAGGGAACGTATGAGACCAATGATACGACACGGAAGAGCTATTTTACAGAAATCCGAGTCAAGACAAGAGTGATCGTGCCTGAAGAGATGAAGGAAGAGCGAATTAGAAAACTGTTCGAGATCGCTCTGAACGGTTGCCCTATAGGAAATACGCTCTTAGGTTCACGGGTCAAGATAGTCCCCGAGCTTGACATTGTGTATGCATAA
- a CDS encoding SDR family NAD(P)-dependent oxidoreductase: MSKSALVTGAAGFIGSHLVDLLLENGYEVTGIDNLDTGRMENLEHAVANNSFKFIKADITEPGLKEKITTDIDYIFHLAAISSVKISVEDPAYVHRVNATGTVNILNLARQIDAQRVVFSSSAAVYGDPHKLPVTEDTPVQALSPYGASKISGEQYMHAFREAFGLETVVLRYFNVFGPRQAYSAYSGVISVFVNRALANDNLIIDGDGLQTRSLIYVGDVVEYTKRAAEIAKANGHTFNIAGNKDIRVVDIADRVLTTVRADCKIRHGPPRVGDVRKSLGSIKHAKSILGYSPKVSFDKGLQMTIDWYRKHQ, translated from the coding sequence ATGAGCAAGAGCGCGCTGGTCACTGGGGCGGCAGGTTTTATCGGGAGTCATCTTGTTGATCTGCTCCTCGAGAATGGATACGAGGTCACAGGTATTGACAACCTTGACACCGGAAGAATGGAAAACCTGGAACATGCTGTTGCAAATAATTCGTTCAAGTTCATTAAGGCGGACATCACAGAACCGGGACTCAAAGAAAAGATTACGACTGACATAGACTACATCTTTCATCTCGCTGCAATCTCATCCGTAAAAATCAGTGTCGAGGATCCCGCATATGTCCACAGGGTCAATGCGACGGGGACTGTGAACATTCTCAACCTCGCACGTCAAATAGATGCACAACGTGTGGTCTTTAGTTCCAGTGCTGCCGTCTATGGTGATCCGCACAAACTGCCGGTGACAGAAGACACGCCAGTCCAAGCGCTCAGTCCCTACGGCGCCTCTAAGATCTCAGGCGAACAATACATGCATGCATTCAGAGAGGCATTCGGTCTTGAGACCGTCGTCCTTCGGTACTTTAACGTGTTCGGCCCACGACAGGCGTATTCCGCCTACAGCGGCGTGATCTCCGTCTTTGTCAACAGAGCACTCGCCAACGATAACCTCATTATTGATGGTGATGGTCTCCAGACAAGGTCGCTGATCTATGTGGGTGATGTGGTCGAGTACACAAAGAGAGCCGCAGAGATTGCTAAGGCAAATGGACATACCTTCAATATTGCAGGAAACAAGGACATCCGCGTAGTCGACATTGCTGACAGAGTACTTACCACAGTGAGAGCAGACTGCAAGATCAGACATGGCCCTCCACGAGTCGGCGATGTCAGAAAGAGCCTCGGTTCGATCAAACATGCAAAGTCTATCTTGGGATACTCACCCAAGGTTTCATTTGACAAGGGGCTACAGATGACTATCGACTGGTACAGGAAACATCAGTGA
- a CDS encoding NADH-quinone oxidoreductase subunit K, giving the protein MLDMLDIYLIFALILYVLGIYTLASARNMIKLVIGIEILVAAANLNFLALGAFTSSASILGPVDPLVQDFVILSICIGGAVAAIAMSLIVNAYRHYGTLDVRELRRLKG; this is encoded by the coding sequence ATGCTTGATATGCTTGATATCTATCTCATCTTTGCGCTGATCCTCTATGTGCTTGGCATCTATACCTTGGCCAGCGCACGAAACATGATCAAGCTGGTCATTGGTATTGAGATTCTCGTAGCAGCGGCCAACTTGAACTTCTTGGCCCTTGGCGCATTCACGAGCAGTGCATCCATCCTTGGCCCCGTTGATCCTCTTGTGCAAGACTTTGTGATCTTGTCTATATGCATAGGTGGGGCGGTCGCAGCTATTGCCATGAGCCTGATCGTGAATGCATACCGACACTATGGGACCTTAGATGTCCGTGAGCTTCGGAGGTTGAAGGGATGA
- a CDS encoding NADH-quinone oxidoreductase subunit L → MIFPIELAAWLVFTVPLVGAVLTPLFAKINGQLRDAMAVLVGFMTAVLAIDMVFSMVLAPESHDYTLVTWVIAGSYTIDFGVLVDPLSVLLAVIAGGIGSLIILFSVGYMTGHDEQGNLVKDPSLTRYYFFMQMFVGGMTLLVMSDNLLMTFIGWEVVGMCSYALIGFWHNAKAPSPVPEYKTEGEYNSACGMKAFMVTRVGDIGLLAGIVLLFTITGTFNYTQLQHIAGDAAWAAGLSTLMIDLLPVVALLIFAGPIGKSAQFPLHTWLPEAMAGPTTVSALIHAAAMVKAGVFLVARMAPIFIDMVVNVVGLTVFFETVAWIGAFTAFMAATMALVQDEIKKVLAYSTISQLGYMFTALGASGLIAESVTAYSAGTFHLLAHALFKALLFLAAGAVLHAVESKSMRDMGGLWKDMKVTAGTFLVGALALAGVFPTIGFWSKEMIFDALLHGGQTGLFVMAFVTAILTAFYTFRMVFMTFFGKKSHHVIELESHGHHVHEAPWSMRIPLIILATLALCGGLFELVFFNTFAPVGEALAHPFEWSHIQLFALGPLTLLTVGIWIVGITPAYFIYYKGKGDFTNLRNGPLGRFLENRWYFNTIFNRIFVDGYLWLSNGLRTRVESALLSFSETTSKGLDSVSKGWRRTMTGVLNTNVLGMMIGIIAFLLVILFL, encoded by the coding sequence ATGATCTTTCCGATTGAACTTGCTGCTTGGCTTGTCTTTACAGTACCGCTTGTTGGTGCTGTTCTGACACCTCTCTTCGCAAAGATCAATGGCCAGCTTCGTGATGCCATGGCAGTCCTTGTCGGATTCATGACAGCCGTTCTGGCTATCGATATGGTCTTCAGTATGGTCTTGGCCCCTGAGTCACATGACTATACACTGGTCACTTGGGTGATCGCAGGCTCTTACACGATTGACTTTGGAGTCTTGGTCGATCCGCTCAGCGTACTTCTTGCAGTGATAGCTGGTGGAATTGGTTCACTCATTATCCTCTTCAGTGTAGGGTACATGACTGGCCATGATGAACAGGGCAATCTTGTCAAGGATCCCAGTCTCACACGCTATTACTTCTTCATGCAGATGTTCGTGGGCGGCATGACCCTCTTGGTGATGTCGGACAATCTCTTGATGACCTTCATCGGTTGGGAGGTTGTAGGGATGTGTTCATACGCTCTCATCGGATTCTGGCATAATGCTAAGGCTCCGAGCCCCGTTCCCGAATACAAGACTGAGGGCGAGTACAACTCTGCCTGTGGTATGAAGGCCTTCATGGTGACACGAGTCGGTGACATCGGCCTTCTCGCAGGAATCGTCCTTCTGTTCACCATCACCGGGACGTTCAACTATACCCAACTTCAACACATTGCCGGAGATGCAGCTTGGGCTGCTGGCCTCAGTACTCTCATGATCGACCTTCTTCCGGTAGTTGCACTTCTCATCTTTGCCGGACCGATCGGTAAGAGTGCTCAATTCCCACTACACACTTGGCTCCCAGAGGCAATGGCCGGTCCGACCACTGTGAGCGCGCTCATTCATGCGGCTGCAATGGTCAAGGCTGGAGTCTTTCTGGTTGCCCGAATGGCTCCCATCTTCATTGACATGGTGGTCAATGTCGTGGGGCTGACGGTGTTCTTTGAGACCGTCGCATGGATCGGTGCCTTTACGGCCTTCATGGCTGCAACAATGGCCCTCGTGCAGGACGAGATCAAGAAGGTGCTTGCCTACTCGACCATCTCTCAGCTTGGCTATATGTTCACAGCACTTGGTGCATCTGGTCTGATCGCCGAGAGTGTTACAGCCTACAGCGCTGGAACGTTCCATCTATTGGCACATGCACTCTTCAAGGCTCTCCTGTTCCTTGCAGCAGGAGCTGTGCTTCATGCTGTTGAGAGCAAGTCCATGCGCGACATGGGTGGGCTCTGGAAGGACATGAAGGTGACCGCGGGCACGTTCCTTGTAGGTGCACTAGCACTGGCTGGTGTCTTTCCGACCATCGGTTTCTGGTCCAAGGAGATGATCTTTGACGCGCTCCTACATGGTGGTCAGACTGGTCTCTTCGTGATGGCCTTTGTAACAGCTATCCTGACGGCATTCTATACATTCAGAATGGTCTTCATGACGTTCTTTGGTAAGAAGTCGCACCATGTCATCGAGCTCGAATCGCATGGTCATCATGTCCACGAGGCGCCATGGAGCATGAGGATACCACTGATCATTCTTGCAACACTGGCTCTCTGTGGTGGGCTCTTTGAGTTGGTCTTCTTCAACACCTTTGCACCTGTTGGCGAGGCGCTGGCTCATCCGTTCGAGTGGTCCCATATTCAGCTGTTTGCTCTTGGTCCGCTCACTCTTCTCACCGTTGGTATCTGGATAGTCGGTATCACTCCTGCCTACTTCATCTATTACAAGGGTAAGGGTGACTTCACAAATCTGCGTAACGGGCCACTTGGCAGGTTCCTCGAGAACCGCTGGTACTTCAACACGATCTTCAACCGGATCTTTGTTGATGGCTACCTGTGGCTCAGTAATGGCCTTCGAACACGTGTTGAGTCTGCATTGCTCTCATTCAGTGAGACCACTAGCAAGGGACTGGACTCGGTGTCGAAGGGTTGGAGACGCACCATGACTGGTGTGCTCAACACAAACGTGCTGGGCATGATGATTGGAATCATCGCGTTTCTGCTTGTGATACTCTTCCTATAG
- a CDS encoding NADH-quinone oxidoreductase subunit M, with product MQTLYIPFLSDYPMILTLLGLIFGGLLTLLVGTKSEKGARALAALSLLGGLVLNVLLLLRVGVTTVFHDIVWLGDETDPIMTLGFLGDGLSAPVALLILGLGLFSVVYSFYYMENLKHPGLYYSLMVWFVASMVGVVYATNLMQFFIFYELMLIPAFVLVYVYGVSEDPEQRSKNALQFWVWTAIGGMISLFATFFLFGATGTMDIQALYSASIATSVAKLIGVMFLLGFGIKLGLVPLHVWAPPVYGEAPIPVLVLLSGAMTKTAAYGVIRIVIPIFRAVLADYSLGLMVISVVTMFYGAMLAIAQKDLKMMLAYSSISQLGYLMFGYSTMTLVGVNGAAFQLINHGILASLMFFCAGAIKMKAGTMEFDKLGGLAPKMPALATVFVLGGIALAGTPPMSAFVGEFMIFMGAASLASNGWAYVAVLVVGVIATGLTAAYYLWAIRRTMYGPIPEGLEQVNDPPLAIIAIVGIMAFFVVVLGIWPSLLWSYVQPVLLAIVGGG from the coding sequence ATGCAGACACTATACATTCCATTCCTCTCGGACTATCCCATGATATTGACACTCCTCGGCCTCATCTTCGGTGGCCTCCTGACACTACTGGTAGGCACCAAGTCGGAGAAGGGCGCACGAGCACTGGCAGCACTCTCGCTCCTTGGAGGGCTTGTACTCAATGTCCTGCTTCTCCTGCGTGTGGGCGTGACTACCGTGTTCCACGATATTGTCTGGCTCGGCGACGAGACCGATCCGATCATGACCCTTGGGTTCCTTGGTGATGGTCTCAGCGCACCAGTTGCACTTCTCATCTTGGGACTGGGTCTCTTCTCAGTGGTCTACTCGTTCTACTACATGGAGAACCTGAAGCATCCGGGCCTCTACTACTCGCTGATGGTGTGGTTTGTCGCGTCAATGGTGGGTGTGGTCTATGCTACCAATCTGATGCAGTTCTTTATCTTCTATGAACTCATGCTCATCCCCGCCTTCGTACTGGTCTACGTCTACGGAGTCTCGGAGGATCCCGAGCAGCGCTCAAAGAACGCCCTCCAGTTCTGGGTGTGGACTGCGATCGGTGGTATGATCTCGCTCTTTGCGACATTCTTCCTCTTTGGAGCCACCGGAACTATGGATATCCAAGCGCTCTATTCAGCGTCCATTGCAACAAGTGTGGCAAAGCTCATTGGTGTGATGTTCCTTCTGGGATTTGGCATCAAGCTTGGTCTTGTGCCTCTGCATGTCTGGGCACCTCCAGTCTACGGTGAGGCACCTATCCCTGTGCTTGTACTTCTCAGTGGTGCAATGACCAAGACCGCAGCCTATGGTGTGATCCGGATCGTTATCCCGATCTTCAGGGCAGTCCTTGCAGACTACTCTCTTGGGCTCATGGTGATCTCGGTCGTCACAATGTTCTATGGTGCGATGTTGGCGATCGCTCAAAAGGACCTGAAGATGATGCTGGCCTATTCGAGCATCAGTCAGTTGGGGTATCTCATGTTCGGATACTCGACGATGACCCTCGTTGGCGTGAATGGTGCAGCCTTCCAGCTCATCAATCATGGAATCCTTGCTAGCCTGATGTTCTTCTGTGCTGGCGCGATCAAGATGAAGGCAGGAACCATGGAGTTCGACAAGCTTGGTGGTCTTGCACCAAAGATGCCCGCTCTTGCTACAGTGTTCGTTCTTGGTGGGATTGCTCTCGCTGGGACCCCGCCGATGTCTGCCTTTGTCGGTGAGTTCATGATCTTCATGGGCGCCGCATCTCTTGCCAGTAATGGTTGGGCATATGTTGCTGTGCTTGTAGTTGGCGTCATTGCTACCGGGTTGACGGCGGCCTATTATCTCTGGGCCATTCGTCGAACGATGTACGGGCCGATCCCTGAGGGTCTTGAACAGGTGAATGATCCACCACTGGCCATTATCGCAATTGTAGGTATCATGGCCTTCTTTGTGGTGGTTCTTGGTATCTGGCCGTCGCTCCTCTGGAGCTACGTGCAGCCGGTCCTACTTGCTATTGTTGGAGGAGGTTGA
- a CDS encoding GIY-YIG nuclease family protein has translation MMYFVYIIETEDGTYYTGQTNDLSRRITEHLSGTTKSARYLRMHKPRYLVYLEECETRGQAMRRERQIQKNRRLKLSLIGPRRDLLEFIETPDDGS, from the coding sequence ATGATGTACTTCGTTTATATAATCGAGACCGAGGACGGGACCTACTATACTGGTCAGACAAATGATCTCTCCCGCCGTATAACCGAGCATCTCTCTGGGACGACCAAGTCCGCACGATACCTGAGAATGCACAAACCGCGTTATCTCGTCTATCTCGAAGAGTGTGAAACTCGTGGGCAGGCAATGCGTCGAGAACGTCAGATTCAGAAGAATCGCCGTCTAAAGTTGAGCCTGATCGGCCCGCGACGAGATCTTCTGGAGTTTATTGAGACCCCGGATGATGGCTCGTGA